In Besnoitia besnoiti strain Bb-Ger1 chromosome I, whole genome shotgun sequence, the genomic window gagggcgcggcgggtggGGAAGCccgagaggagcgaggacggctggcggcgaaaggcgcagcagacgagaggGCAGGGCAAAGTCCAGGCGGCCCTCGCCCCCTCAGACGAGTCTTtcctgtgtgtgtgcctgcgAATCGCCCCGTTCTCTCGCTTGATTTTGCTGATTTGGGGAAGCAggtggagaggcgcggagagaaggcgcaagCCAGTGGCCAGGCGGAGGGAGCCGCGACGTCTCACGACGAGCTGCCGAACGGAGTGAACGCGACTGAAAGGAGTGGGAGGCCGTTTCACCGTCACCGGGAgccagagaggcgaagcacACCGACGAGAAGTAGAGCGGGACAGGGGGAAGCGCAGACGGGTTTCGCCTCCTGGTTCCCTTCTGCGAAGATGTGCGATGCCTCAGTagctgcaggcggctgtCCAGAGTGTGTCTCTAGGGCGGCCGATCGGTACCGCGTCCTGGGCTACTTCACCGGCGAAAACGGGAGCGGCACCACGCGTGAGAGAGGAACGCGGGGAGAAGATGAACGCTTGGTTCTGACGCGACAGCCTGGCGAGGGATCCAGTGCCGATGACCGGAAGAAGGTCGGAAACGAGAGGTCAGCGGAATCACGTTGCTTCCTCGAGGCGAAttccgcgtcgtcgttctTCTTTGAGAACGACGCTCGGTGCctcagaggaagacgagggggCGACAAGAATGCAGGAGGTGCGTTCTCTCCGTTCCGCGTCTTCACATTccgcccgcgggcctccgaGACTCGCCCAGCTGGGCGTGGAGAGGCTACTGAAGGGAATCGTGAAGAGGTGAGGGTGCCTCCTCGGTCCCAGATCTGGGCGGGCGGGAAGGCAAACGCGCAGGGGGATGCCGAGGACTTCAGCTGCCATTTCGCTTCCACACCCCTCAACGGCCAGACGGGCGGCGgggccgcagcagaggacgGTGAACTGGGGGTCTCAGGCGCAGGGGCTGCTCCAGAGGGCGGGGAAGAGTTGATTGCGgttccgctgctgctgaaggcgAAGGCTCCGGGCGTTGTCCAGATTCGCGTCGTTTTGGAGTTTCCCCCCCGTCCTCGACTGCGGGGCGATCAGCGAGGCCTGCTGGATGGCGAGGGGAtagacgaggaagaggaagacgcgttCCTTGACGTGGATCAACAGGACGACTTCTTGACAGCCGCCTGCAGCATTGACGTTCAACGACCGTTGAAGGCGCAGCTTGAGGCAGTGCCCTTCGcttccgccagcgccgagaaaagcggctgcgaggaggacgcctgcggctcggGGGCCAGCGGGGGCCGATCCCAAAGAGGGGCGccagaggaagacggcgccTTTGGCGGCATCACGCCGTTCGCCTATCTGCACCTTGCGAATCCCTCCAACGTCGCTTTGCGGCTCGAAGACGTCCGCATTGTGCCGCTGCCAACAGCGGAGGCCCcggagagcgaaggagaagacagaggcAGCCAGGCGCGGACCCTGGAAGATCGAGAGGGTTTCGGAGATGCTAGAGAGGCCcctggagagaggaggctCGTCGACGCTGAAAGTTTAAGGACTAAATCTCGTGCCTGCAGGTGGCGCTTCTGCCCGGTCTGTCAGTGTCTGTTGCCTCTAGAGTCTACGGCGACCGAACCGACGGGGGGAGCGAGAGAAGCCCGTGGAGGTGAACGAGAGGGGAGGAATCTCGAGGGCGCAgctctcgcttcgccgctcATTGGTTGTCTCGCGACAGTGGACAGGCACGAAGCCTGGAGTGCGCTGGTCAACCTCAGAGCATTTCTTGCCCGCGTCGCAGCCACCgagaaggcaggcgaaggcgagaaaatcgcccgcagaggcgctgaaCAGAGCGACGGCCTTGAcctgcaggcagcggcctccCGTTATGCAGTGAGCTGAGAGGAGCGAGTGAAGAGGGCGGCAGTCGAGGCACAGAAGGCACGAAAGCGcaggaggaaagcgaagagaatGCGGCGCATAACAGAGGCGACGCTGTGCCAGGGAGCCGAGagggacgcaggcgaggccaaaggaggaggggggagggggagggaacGAGAAGTTTAGATGCATCGGAATATTTCGGGGGGGAGACCTACAGTAGCGCTGCATGCAGTGAATGAGTGGTGGGCACGCAAGAGACAGGAGGGGCTCACACACGCATGGGGGGACGAGGCCTCATCCCACTGTTGTTGTGCGCGTTCGCCTTGTTTCAGGTCTGCGTCAGGTTCAAGCGAAAGGTGGAGTTTTTGCCTTACCCCTTCAACGTCTTCAGCAGCTTGTTGGAGCCGCATGAACAAGTGGTGAGTCGCCcccccgaggccgcgccagggagagagcgggaaACGGTAgagacgcctgcagacggACGCGTGCAGCAGGGGACGGGTAGAACGAGTTCGAAGCGTTCAATGGACGTAGCGCGTGGGTCGTCTACAGCAAGCAAGCAGGCGGAGGGTTGACCTAAAAAAATCAAGTTCTTCCTGTTCGAGCGCCACCTGGCCTCGGCTACCGCGATATAGCAGGGTTTGGGATTTCGGTCTtcgggcgaggagagcacccccccccccccccccccccccccccccccccccccccgccggctTCTAGCTCCGGCGCGGATTCGTTTCCTCTGCTATCTCGATCAACGAGAGAATGACCGCCCATGACTGGTGCCGGCGGACAGAACTTCGCTTGTCCCGCCAACCGGTAAACGCTTCCCGTCGGTCGAGAGCCATGAAGGACTTTCTCTGGAGGCTAGTTGAAGGACTTCCCTCGGCGCGTGTTCGTGTGCGACGGTGATGTGCTGCTCAGTTCCCCTTCTCACttccggcgctcgccgctgcttgCGTGGACGCGGCTCCTGTAACGGTCCGCGTCTCACACGTGGCTACCCCGACCGTTGGCGTCCCTTTCAAGCTTGAGGCCGTCATCACAAATCACACAGTTGACCCGGAGGTGCGTCTTCTGCCCGGGTGCAGGCACTCTAGGGTCGGGTGCCAGACTGCCTGGTTGGGTTCCTGAAAAGGGTATCAACAGGCCTTCACTTTTGTTCGCTGAGGGGGTTTTCAGTGTCGCGCGGGTGCTGGGACCTTGTTTTATAGAGGCCCCTCGCCTGGGTTCGGAGCTCCTTCAGGTGGTTCTCTGCATGAAGAATTCGTCGTGGCCTTATCTATGTTGACTTCGCACCAACACCCCTTCGCTGACGATGGTGGAAAGGCCCAGACCTCCTGCAGAGCGTGCCGATCCACGTTCCGGAGGAGGGAATCGATGTGCTTTCGCGTACGCGTACGTGTATACCTGCTCGGAGGGTCTTTTCCGCGCCTGCCTTGTTGTGTCTGCAAATGTGTACGCGTCTCCGCATCGGTGTCCCGACATCGTAGGCCGTGCATGCGAAGGAAAGCGCACAGCACGCTTGTCGAGCGTAGGAGACCCTACACACCGTAACTGATAGTGCATTgaccaatatatattggtacaaagaagttaccatatcctccggTATTGGTTATATATCTTTTTGACGATAATTTCCCAGCTGCGCTTTTCTCCAGGGCGAGtttcctcgaggcgcgcaagCCACAGATGAACCGTCGTACGCTTCCCTCTCTGAAATGCGCTTCCGCTCTGTCTGCAGGAAGCAACTGTGGAGCTGATGTATCCTCCGGCATCGGCGTCTTCAGCGGGGGCTCGTTTGAATGCAGTGGGCGACGTGGGCGATGGGGATGCTTCTCAACAGGCGACAGCGGTGGGGTGGAACGGACTCTCGGACTGTCCCTTCTTGGTTAGCGGCGTCCTGCGCACAGAGCTTCTGTTGTCTCCTGCGAGTGACCGAGTCCTTCAGTGGACGATGGTGGCATGCCGGTGAGCAAGGACACACGCGTGCAGGGCGCTGCGTCCTTGACACAGAGGCGCTCGAATGCTGCACGATGGCGAAAGCGTAGTTGAGGGAAGTCTCCTTTTTCAGAAGCTCAGGAATGACCGGGGTGTGCAAGACAGCTTGTATATGTGTAGAGTGAAGGCGCACCGTCACTCATCATTCCTCGATCTGGATTCCAGATGGCAGTGTTCTCTGCGCGGTTGAGAGACCGACGCAACCGGGTGGGGGGTTCAGTCGCGACGCTCGATAAAAGAATGCTGCTGGAAAGAGCGTGGCGCGCTATAGCGTCTAATGGACATGTGCTGCTCACATAGCTAGGTGTTCGCGCTGATTCGTGACACCTTGATACATTGTGGTGTGGTGTGGGGTGTGCATCGAACGGCGAGTGGTGGTGAATTCGAGGGAACGAGGCCGCTGTCGTGTCTCGGTTCCTCCTCCGTTTCGCCGAAGAGACGATGTCTCTAAGAATGCGGTGCTGGCCGTGCGAGTCTTGGTTTAGTAAGCTCTCGACAGGCGAACGCAGCATGTCCAAGGATGTTAGCAGCCACCATCCCTTTTTGTGGTGTTCCTTTTGCAGGGCCGGGGCATTCTCGGTGCCGACTGTGGTAATAAAGTGCCACCGAGGTGTTTCAGGGGCGCGGGACAGTGTGACGACAGCCCCTGCGGAGAacggagaaagagacgatggcgccgtcgccgagcaGCTGACTCGAGCTCTCAGAGAAGCCGTGGAGGGAGGAAACTCTTCGCCGGCTTCGGACTTGTCAGCCGCCACATCGTCGGTGTTTGTGTCTCACCTCACCCATATTGTCGTCTGCCCTAACCCTCAGCGTGTAGGGTAGGGTTACTCCTCTGTGGTGTGTGTCTAGGAACACATGGAACTCGATAGTGCATCGATTCATCAGCACTCAATGCGTACATACGCCGGCTATGGCATGTCGCAGATAGAAACATATATTCATGCATAAAAACCGCTTACAGGCGGCTGCGAGTGCCGGCGCTGCGTTCTGGGACTCTCTTCTTTGGAACATCGACGAAGCAACAAGGGAAGACTGGGGACAAAAAGTGTCTCGACCTGCAAGTTGGCAGTGCACTAGTGTGGGGCTGCTGTGGCACAGGAGCACTTTTGTCGTATGCGCGTGAATAAAACGAAACGAAACAAGGCAACAGGAGCGGTACGATTCTGCCCCCCGATGCGAGCTAGAGGAAGACAATCGTACCGAGTGACGTTTTCGTCGCCGGAAACGAGCAAATTCCTGTGTTGGGTGTTGGCAATCTGTCCCTCGCTCGGCGAGCGGCTTGCAAGTTCCACATAAccgagaaaaaagaggatGGCAAGACCTCAGGCTAAATGTGGGTGCAGCGTCGCTACACATAAAGGCAAAGATTTTAAAAGTAAAGAACTATCCTATGAAGAACGTCAATACAGGAAAGCAGAGCTTAGGGCGAGTTCACACTATTGGACTGAGGGAAACAGCAGCCAAACGTGCACGACTCATTCGCCGGTTTGCAGGCAATAGGTGTCTAATGTAGCTAGACGACACCTAGTGTGGGCGAAGGACGTATAAACATTACCCTCGTCGGAGCAACGCATTATGAGTTGTCTGTCATCTCCCAGATGGCTGGCACTCTGGCTCTTCTCTCTAGCACGATCGCCGAGCCACCCATTCAGTGCCATATCCTCCTTCCCTGAGTGACAGAAATGTCTTCGCCAAAAGCCTGTGGCTGGCTGGCCGCTGTCTTGACTTCAAACGGCGTAACAAGCACCGGGTGCGGCACAAGCGAGAACCGAAAAACGAGTTTCTTTACAGGAAACGAGCGTGCAATCACTGGCGCGCCGAGTCTAAAATGCCGGAAAGTTCCGCTTGTCCACCGATCCACAGAGAAGCATCGTGCAGTAACGGTCAAAACGTCCCGAATACGCTACGAAAGATGGCACCCGTACGTAACACGGAAGTCCTGACAGGCTTGTGGAAGTGAAGGCAGCACTACACCCTTTTGTCCTCTGCCGGTTCGTCACGCGCGATCTGATCGGGTTGTCGCGTATTTGTCTTGCCTAATTAGGTACAAGCATAACCAGACTGAAGGCCCCCGGGGACCGCAGAACATCGGTGGGAAAGCGCCCAAGCTCATTGTAATATCTGACATCTCACGTTCGAGCCGCTGGTTGCAAGCGAGTGGAGTAGAGAATCATGTCAAATTACTATGGGGACGATTTTCACGTCAATCTTTGGAGCAACTGAGCCTCCCAGCTCAGCTGCACAAAACTTGGGCGCCACATTTCTCGGTCTGCGGGTGGTGTTCGTCGACACCGAACGGAAAGCTTAGAAGTCCTACACATCCTGCGTAGGTGTACATCCTAGCTAGGTCTGCACCAAAATGCTGCAGTATCGGTTCGTAGTCGATTCAACGGGCGGGTACCTCGCCAATAACGACATCTCACGCTGTTGCAGCCCTGAGTGAACACGAAGACAGGGAATGGCCAAATATTGATATTGAAAATGAAGATATCGAGCCTGAGAACTCTCCCACGGCATATGGAAGAGACCTCGTGGCACGACATGCTGGTCACTTACTTCGCCTTTTCAATATAAGTGAGAGCATCCTGGACAGTGGCAATCTtggctgcctcgtcgtcgggaATGCTGACCCCGAATTTCTCCTCGAAGGCCATGACCAATTCAACGCTGTCAAGGCTGTCAGCATCCAGATCCTGTAGGCACAGAGGCCACATGCATTGGATGTCACTAACACGCTTAGAGGGTTCATCGCTACAGTGGTCTGATTCAAAATCGACTCGTCCCGGTGCATACCTTGATAAAGTTCGATTCGGGAGTAACTCGCGCACGGTCGACACCGAGCTGCTCCGCAACAACGTCTTTCACTCTCTCGAGGAGTGGTTTTTCATCTGAACCGGCTTCTCCGGCAGCAAATAGAGAAGAGAAGCCGTCAGCATCGGAGCCAGCGCCACGAAGGCCTCCTTGGCGAGCAGAGAAAGCGCCTAAGGTTCGGCCCGAGGTCCCTACGTAGGATGTCGATGGAGCGGAGCAAATTCCAGTAGGCATATTTGGGCAGGTACCATAACGGTAGTTAAACCTGACCATCCCCGGAGAGACAAAGCCTGCAGACAAGCAGACGCGCATGCCACAGCAGGCCATGTCGCTGTATAAAGTGGCATTGCCAAGTCGCATCTTTCAAATGCTTGTCCATTAACATGAGAGACACCACCTGTGAATGGAATGATCTGAACGGAGCAGCCTCTTTTGCATTCAAAAAGGCACTTCTGCACTCCCGGGCTTTGTGGGAGCTCGGGACGAGCAAAACAGACTTTGCGTGAACAGCTGGTACGATGGACTAGAGGCATCCGCAGGTCACTCTATGAGTGTGAGTGTCTTTATCCTGCATTCTGTGTAAGAAGTCAGGGGATGCCACGGTAGTGTGCGATCCAGGCCGCATAAGAGACACGCGGCTACGCTCGGCAGTCGGCCAGACAGGGCTTGTCTCACGAGACGGCCGCTGGCTGGTGCCAAAGAAACGAGGTATGACGCGCAACTCCTGCATGAGGCTCCATTTTGATGGCACTGAGAATGTCCAATGTCTAAATGTATAACTTACCCTGGGAAGGTGCGATGGATGCCGCTACAAAAAGTACGACAGTCAGGAGTGATCtcctgcagacgctgcggggGAGCATCTCCATGCTTACAAACGTGTGCAGTACCCTCGAAAACAATGTTTAAACCCAGGAGACAGGAAACAAAAGAGGCACTCTTTGTTTTTCCAACAAAAGTTAAAAACTGCACGAAGTTGAGGACGAGGGCAACAGCATAATCAAACAAGACAACAAGTGGACACAGCAGGTACACATTCCGAGGAGGCAGGAAGACGTCGATGTCCTGATCACGCAGCAGGTACTTCGTccacgcggcgacgcggacgactGTGCCCAACGGTCCCCACCCCCGTggcgcgcgggaggccaGCGGAGCTGCAGAAATGCTCACACTTTTTGTCTGAAGGGTTTCCACGCTGGCTCAGCTGGTAGAACTCCATGACTTCGGTAGTATAGATTGTGCTTGAAATGTGTGATGGCCGGGATGACAAAAAAAGGTGGGCACAGGACGAGGGAACCGTCTTCGACCGACAGCACTGTCTTGGCCTGCCGTCCTGGTGGGCACACATCGGTGCAGTTTTTCCTTGAAACCAGGAGCCACAAATTCGGCAAGCCCAGCCATAGATCGATCATTGGTGCCATCCAGGTTTCGAGCAGTGGATATGATTGCTTAAGATCAGAGACGTGTTGTGTCTTGAGAAGACGGTAGGTTGGACTCGCGGTCCTGCAGAGACTGAGAGCATGAACTCCTCTAACAAACATGTAAAAGGATGAGCACTGGGTAGTCTTGGGAGGATGAAGCTTCCGTGAAAAAAGTGCCTGACGTAAGTAGCGAAGGAGAACGAATTCGCTCACCTTCCGGGTGACGTCGCTGGTTCAGTCGCCGTGTAAGTACACTTGACGGACGATCGGGGTTTGTCCGTGGAACCACCTGAGAGTCCTTCAACAATAACCGGGCACTGTTGGATCGTGTCTG contains:
- a CDS encoding acyl carrier protein ACP (encoded by transcript BESB_000180) gives rise to the protein MPTGICSAPSTSYVGTSGRTLGAFSARQGGLRGAGSDADGFSSLFAAGEAGSDEKPLLERVKDVVAEQLGVDRARVTPESNFIKDLDADSLDSVELVMAFEEKFGVSIPDDEAAKIATVQDALTYIEKAK